In Anaerolineales bacterium, one DNA window encodes the following:
- a CDS encoding heme ABC transporter ATP-binding protein: MLKIQNLSASYHGHQVLHDVSLEVKSGEVLALIGPNGAGKSTIIRAASGVIPSTGHVRTNGDDFHSLDPMQRARYMAVVPQAISLPPAFTVWETVLMGRTPYLGFLGYASSLDEELARRALSRVHALAFADRRVGELSGGEGQRVLLARALCQSTPILLLDEPTAHLDLQYQVSLLELIRELARDENLAVLVALHDLNLAARYADRVALLVGGHLKAIGSPREVLTPEAISQAYCLPVKVVEHPYMDVPLVLC; the protein is encoded by the coding sequence ATGCTCAAAATTCAAAATCTCTCCGCCTCGTATCATGGACATCAGGTTCTGCACGATGTTTCGCTTGAAGTGAAAAGTGGTGAAGTGCTTGCGCTCATCGGTCCGAACGGCGCGGGTAAATCCACCATCATCCGCGCGGCGAGCGGTGTGATTCCATCCACGGGGCACGTCCGTACCAACGGCGACGACTTCCATTCGCTCGACCCCATGCAGCGCGCGCGATACATGGCAGTTGTGCCGCAGGCGATCTCGCTGCCGCCCGCGTTCACGGTCTGGGAGACGGTCTTGATGGGACGCACGCCCTATCTTGGATTTCTCGGTTACGCCTCTTCCCTTGACGAAGAGCTTGCCCGCCGGGCCCTGAGCCGCGTCCACGCCCTGGCATTTGCGGACCGCCGCGTGGGCGAGTTGTCCGGCGGAGAGGGTCAGCGTGTCCTGCTCGCCCGTGCCTTGTGCCAATCCACGCCGATCCTGTTGCTCGATGAACCGACGGCGCATCTCGATCTGCAATATCAAGTCAGCCTGTTGGAGTTGATCCGCGAACTCGCGCGGGATGAAAATCTCGCTGTGCTGGTTGCCCTGCATGACCTCAATCTCGCTGCCCGTTATGCCGACCGGGTCGCTTTATTGGTCGGCGGGCATCTCAAAGCCATCGGCTCTCCGCGAGAGGTGTTGACCCCCGAAGCGATTTCACAGGCGTATTGCCTGCCTGTAAAGGTTGTGGAACATCCATATATGGATGTTCCATTGGTACTCTGCTAA
- a CDS encoding FAD-dependent oxidoreductase — protein MTSRYDILFQPIKIGPVTAPNRFYQVPHCNGFGYRMPKGMAAMREMKAEGGWGVVCTEEVEIHHTTDLSPYFEGRLWSDEDIPAWQLMTEAVHKHGALAGIELTYNSHDAANLYSRAAPFGPRSMSITGGGGYEPGQSRAASRDDLKQVRKWHRNAAIRAKRAGFDIIYCYAAHNMTLAFHLLSKDNDRADEYGGSLENRVRFLRELIEDTKDAVGDTCAVAVRFAVDELLGADGMQSGGEGRDIVAMLAELPDLWDVNISAWKNDSTTSRFEKEGNQEKYISFVKGLTTKPVVGVGRYTSPDSMVSAIERGVMDMIGSARPSIADPFLPNKIKQGRHEDIRECIGCNICVTGDTRFVPIRCTQNPTMGEEWRRGWHPEIIPPKKKNDEILIVGAGPAGLEAARALGQRGYKVILTDAKREAGGRVLLESALPNLIEWRRVIDWRLTQIQKIENIYFYPSSPMSSQDVLDSGEPHVIIATGSAWRRDGVGRTVSRPLEGTGSIFTPDDLMNGIVPGGGNLPSGNVLIYDDDHYYMGGVLAELLAINGCTVTLVTPAPTISCWTEFTLEQDRIYKRLLDLNVTFLPQHVLASHSATTATVSHVITNAETVLSCDAVVMVTERTPNDSLYHELQPALADGRLKSLRLIGDAEAPNIIAQAVFSGHLAAREFDEMIDPDVTPFKVER, from the coding sequence ATGACCTCCCGCTACGACATCCTTTTCCAGCCCATTAAAATCGGGCCCGTCACCGCCCCCAACCGCTTCTACCAGGTCCCGCACTGCAACGGATTTGGATATCGCATGCCGAAGGGCATGGCGGCGATGCGCGAGATGAAAGCCGAAGGCGGCTGGGGCGTGGTCTGCACCGAGGAGGTGGAGATCCATCACACCACCGACCTCTCGCCGTATTTTGAGGGACGCCTGTGGAGCGATGAGGATATCCCCGCCTGGCAGTTGATGACGGAAGCCGTCCACAAGCACGGCGCGCTGGCAGGCATTGAACTGACGTATAACAGTCACGACGCCGCTAATTTGTATTCGCGCGCCGCTCCGTTCGGTCCGCGCTCGATGAGCATCACGGGCGGCGGCGGATACGAACCCGGTCAGTCCCGCGCCGCCTCGAGGGACGACTTGAAGCAGGTCCGCAAATGGCATCGCAATGCGGCAATCCGCGCCAAGCGGGCAGGTTTCGACATCATCTACTGTTACGCCGCGCACAATATGACATTGGCATTCCATCTTCTCTCCAAGGATAATGACCGCGCCGACGAATATGGCGGCTCGCTCGAAAACCGCGTGCGCTTCCTCCGCGAACTCATCGAAGATACGAAGGATGCAGTTGGCGATACCTGCGCCGTCGCCGTCCGTTTTGCAGTGGACGAACTGCTCGGCGCGGACGGGATGCAGTCCGGCGGCGAAGGGCGGGACATCGTTGCCATGCTCGCCGAACTGCCCGACCTGTGGGACGTGAACATCAGCGCGTGGAAGAACGACTCGACCACCTCCCGTTTTGAGAAGGAAGGCAATCAGGAAAAGTACATTTCCTTCGTGAAAGGACTGACCACCAAACCCGTCGTCGGCGTTGGACGATACACCTCGCCCGATTCGATGGTCTCCGCCATCGAACGCGGGGTCATGGATATGATCGGTTCGGCGCGCCCGTCCATTGCCGACCCCTTCCTGCCCAACAAGATCAAGCAAGGCAGGCATGAAGACATCCGCGAGTGCATCGGCTGTAACATCTGCGTCACGGGCGATACGCGCTTCGTGCCCATTCGCTGTACACAAAACCCGACCATGGGCGAGGAGTGGCGGCGTGGATGGCATCCAGAGATCATCCCGCCCAAAAAGAAGAATGACGAAATTCTCATTGTCGGCGCGGGACCGGCCGGCCTCGAAGCGGCGCGGGCCCTGGGTCAGCGCGGGTACAAGGTCATCCTCACCGACGCGAAGCGTGAGGCGGGCGGGCGCGTCCTGCTTGAATCCGCACTTCCGAATCTCATCGAGTGGCGGCGCGTGATTGACTGGCGTCTCACGCAAATTCAAAAGATCGAAAATATTTATTTCTACCCATCCAGCCCCATGTCCTCGCAGGATGTTCTGGATTCCGGCGAGCCGCATGTCATCATCGCCACCGGTTCGGCATGGCGGCGCGACGGCGTGGGGCGCACTGTCTCACGCCCTCTTGAAGGTACAGGCAGTATCTTTACGCCTGACGATCTGATGAACGGCATCGTCCCCGGAGGGGGCAACCTGCCTTCGGGCAATGTGCTTATCTACGACGACGACCATTACTACATGGGCGGCGTCCTCGCGGAACTGCTCGCAATAAACGGCTGTACCGTCACGCTCGTCACACCTGCTCCCACCATCTCCTGCTGGACGGAATTCACCCTCGAACAGGATCGCATCTACAAGCGACTCCTGGACCTGAACGTGACTTTCCTCCCGCAGCATGTTCTCGCCTCCCACTCCGCGACAACTGCCACAGTTTCCCACGTCATTACCAACGCCGAAACTGTTCTCTCCTGCGACGCAGTTGTCATGGTCACCGAGCGCACCCCCAACGACAGCCTGTATCACGAACTCCAACCTGCCCTTGCGGACGGACGGCTCAAGTCGCTGCGGCTTATCGGTGATGCGGAAGCGCCGAACATCATTGCGCAGGCGGTCTTCAGCGGTCATCTCGCAGCACGGGAATTCGATGAAATGATCGACCCCGATGTGACGCCGTTCAAGGTGGAGCGATAG
- a CDS encoding YrdB family protein: MSKNMFNLAARFLLELAALYAFGRWGWNQRTDFLRYVLMIGLPLLAATLWGVFRVPADASAGGGAPVPVPGWVRLMFEIAFFSFATYCFFAAGLQNAGWVFGILSLLHYVLSYDRILWLMKS; this comes from the coding sequence GTGAGCAAAAATATGTTCAATCTTGCAGCCCGTTTTCTTCTGGAACTCGCCGCGCTGTACGCCTTTGGCCGTTGGGGATGGAACCAGCGCACGGATTTCCTGCGCTATGTACTGATGATCGGCCTGCCCCTGCTGGCTGCCACATTGTGGGGCGTGTTCCGCGTGCCCGCAGATGCCAGCGCAGGCGGCGGCGCGCCTGTCCCCGTGCCGGGCTGGGTGCGCCTGATGTTCGAGATCGCCTTCTTTTCGTTTGCGACCTATTGCTTTTTCGCCGCAGGTTTGCAGAATGCAGGCTGGGTCTTCGGGATCCTCAGCCTGCTTCATTATGTCCTTTCGTATGACCGCATTCTCTGGCTTATGAAATCCTAA
- a CDS encoding AAA family ATPase, with protein MKTTLVIFSGLPGTGKTSLATTAARELKIPLLRIDDVVASIPEHMRKRADPFWEEMTGILLNLVEAQLKLGISIIVDSVFMGTDRSQALEIAKNHNAAFRPIHTFVSNERIWEARVRQRVLDFPDDEPATWERIQVQRKDFLPWRPTSALFVDALRPVEENRRKVMEFITAREEIRKGINPPATRTKPPKATSPLSARRGMSGLCVNSADACPEPVEGFTSVRVGVGDRGG; from the coding sequence ATGAAAACGACACTGGTCATCTTCTCAGGCTTGCCGGGAACAGGGAAAACCTCCCTTGCAACTACCGCCGCACGGGAGTTGAAGATCCCGCTCCTGCGCATTGACGACGTGGTTGCGTCCATTCCCGAACACATGCGCAAGCGTGCCGACCCATTTTGGGAGGAGATGACCGGCATCCTGTTGAATTTGGTCGAGGCGCAATTGAAATTGGGAATCAGCATCATCGTCGATTCAGTGTTTATGGGGACAGACCGCTCCCAAGCCCTTGAGATCGCAAAGAACCACAACGCCGCTTTTCGCCCCATCCACACCTTCGTATCGAATGAGAGGATTTGGGAAGCGCGGGTACGCCAACGTGTGCTGGACTTCCCAGACGATGAACCCGCCACTTGGGAACGGATTCAGGTGCAACGCAAGGACTTTTTACCGTGGAGACCCACCTCTGCCCTGTTCGTGGATGCGCTTCGTCCTGTGGAGGAAAATCGCAGGAAGGTGATGGAGTTCATCACGGCGCGTGAAGAAATCCGCAAGGGGATAAATCCCCCCGCTACCCGTACGAAGCCGCCGAAGGCGACTAGCCCGCTAAGTGCCCGAAGGGGTATGAGCGGACTTTGTGTGAATAGCGCGGACGCTTGTCCTGAGCCTGTTGAAGGGTTTACGTCCGTGCGGGTTGGCGTCGGGGATCGTGGTGGATGA
- a CDS encoding restriction endonuclease, translating to MTIPDYQSLMLPILNLAADEQEHSLQESTKVLAEQFNLTEPELAEMLPSGRKTRFYDRVGWAATYLRKAGLLNATGRGRFQISPRGLDVLKQSPKQINVDFLNQYDEFVEFRSRRDKDDEEEIIPSEIDVQTPEEAIEAAYQSLRQTLAEEVLQTVKSCSPSFFERLVIDLLVKMGYGGTRKEAGKAIGKSGDGGIDGIINEDRLGLDVIYIQAKKWENPVGRPEIQKFAGALQGQRAKKGIFITTSGFTTEAKEFASKIDSKITLIGGETLSQLMIDYNVGVNSIVNYELKRIDSDYFIEE from the coding sequence ATGACAATACCTGATTATCAATCTTTAATGCTTCCGATACTTAATCTTGCTGCTGACGAGCAAGAACATTCCTTGCAGGAATCCACAAAAGTATTGGCTGAACAATTCAATCTTACTGAGCCTGAACTGGCAGAGATGCTGCCCAGTGGAAGAAAGACCAGATTTTATGACCGTGTTGGCTGGGCGGCGACTTATCTTCGCAAGGCTGGCTTGTTGAATGCAACTGGGCGGGGGCGATTCCAGATTTCACCCAGGGGATTGGATGTGCTCAAACAATCTCCAAAACAAATTAATGTTGATTTCCTGAACCAATATGATGAATTTGTGGAATTTAGGTCGAGACGCGACAAGGATGATGAAGAAGAAATCATTCCAAGCGAAATAGATGTTCAAACACCCGAAGAAGCCATTGAAGCCGCCTATCAAAGCCTGCGCCAAACGCTGGCAGAAGAAGTATTGCAAACGGTCAAAAGTTGCTCGCCATCCTTTTTTGAAAGGCTGGTCATTGATTTGTTGGTGAAAATGGGGTACGGCGGCACTCGCAAAGAAGCAGGAAAAGCCATTGGTAAAAGCGGCGACGGCGGAATTGACGGGATCATCAACGAAGACCGCCTTGGTTTGGATGTGATTTATATTCAGGCAAAGAAATGGGAAAACCCTGTCGGGCGACCTGAAATCCAGAAATTTGCAGGCGCGTTACAAGGGCAGCGGGCAAAAAAGGGAATTTTCATCACGACATCTGGTTTTACGACCGAAGCAAAAGAGTTTGCATCGAAAATTGACAGCAAAATCACCTTGATTGGCGGTGAAACATTAAGCCAGTTGATGATTGATTACAATGTGGGAGTCAACTCGATTGTGAATTATGAACTCAAACGAATCGACTCTGATTACTTCATAGAAGAATAG
- a CDS encoding VOC family protein, producing MSQAQAENKTKFSIHPATGIGHVSLTVASLENQVLFYEKAMGFKLHWRDENRAGLGAGGADLLVLNEAPNLKKYRGVTGLYHFAVLFPNRRELAIALARLSARKVRNYPTDHIMTKTTYLDDPEGNGIELYCESPEDGSWTMEDGKYETRRADGSWSDGREPLDVEALFRHLKEDDNLDAPIPSETKMGHIHLHVRDIPEALDFHHGVLGFDVMGHAKEFQMAFVSAGGYHHHIGLNTWQGEGAPHPPADAVGLHHFTVDLPNQPALDEVIARVEKAGIPYNQTEDGLLLHDPSQNGVVLRVK from the coding sequence ATGAGTCAAGCACAAGCTGAAAATAAAACCAAATTTTCGATTCATCCCGCCACGGGAATTGGCCATGTTTCTTTGACCGTTGCCAGTCTGGAGAATCAGGTCCTGTTCTACGAAAAGGCAATGGGATTCAAACTCCACTGGCGGGATGAGAATCGCGCGGGTCTCGGCGCAGGCGGCGCGGACCTGCTCGTCCTCAACGAAGCGCCGAACCTGAAAAAATATCGCGGTGTAACGGGCTTGTATCATTTTGCAGTTTTGTTCCCCAACCGCCGCGAACTTGCCATTGCGCTCGCGCGTTTGTCCGCACGGAAGGTCCGCAATTATCCCACCGACCACATCATGACCAAGACCACCTACCTCGACGACCCTGAAGGCAACGGCATCGAGTTGTACTGCGAATCCCCCGAGGACGGCTCATGGACGATGGAGGACGGCAAATACGAAACGCGCCGCGCCGACGGTTCCTGGAGCGACGGGCGTGAACCGCTGGATGTGGAGGCGTTGTTCAGGCATTTGAAGGAGGATGACAACCTCGATGCCCCCATCCCGTCCGAAACAAAAATGGGACATATCCATTTGCACGTGCGCGACATCCCCGAAGCGCTCGATTTCCATCACGGCGTGCTCGGTTTCGATGTGATGGGTCATGCGAAGGAATTCCAGATGGCATTCGTCTCCGCAGGCGGATATCACCATCACATCGGACTCAACACCTGGCAGGGAGAAGGTGCGCCGCATCCCCCCGCCGATGCAGTTGGTCTGCATCACTTCACCGTGGACTTGCCGAATCAACCCGCATTGGACGAAGTGATTGCCAGGGTTGAGAAAGCAGGCATTCCCTACAACCAAACCGAAGACGGCTTGCTCCTGCACGACCCATCTCAGAATGGGGTGGTGTTGCGGGTCAAATAG
- a CDS encoding NAD(P)H-binding protein has product MTTPLILVSGATGYIASRLIPQLLERGYRVRAMARHPERLKSCKWYSQVEMVRGDVMRPETLPAALDGVRTAYYLIHNMSSGHGYTSIELEGAHNFASAAEAAGVEHIIYLGGLADPEQHIAPHMRSRIETGVTLRKGKVPVTEFRAGVIAGEGSISFEMIRFMTELLPIVPGPAWLRNKSQPIAIQNVIDYLLAALTNPNGRGHVFEIGGPDTLTYQELMKKYAEIRGHKRGFFLLPRIPIWFMAFGIGLTTPVPYPIAYALVGGLSSDSVIQHGGAGETFPEVRLIDFESAVREALKRLHPLTVEQVWDDDQNASLKHEGFFILHRKDKKSGEFIHKAFSFGDEWSDGRTLYLAPFGMRGFLYWAVRRLWW; this is encoded by the coding sequence ATGACCACCCCCCTCATCCTCGTCAGCGGCGCAACGGGCTACATCGCCAGCCGTCTCATCCCGCAACTCCTCGAGCGCGGATATCGTGTCCGTGCAATGGCACGTCACCCTGAGCGGCTCAAATCGTGCAAGTGGTATTCGCAAGTGGAAATGGTCCGCGGGGATGTGATGCGGCCTGAAACGCTGCCCGCCGCCTTGGACGGCGTCCGTACGGCCTATTACCTCATCCATAACATGTCGTCGGGGCATGGATACACGTCCATTGAGCTCGAAGGCGCGCATAATTTTGCGTCTGCCGCCGAAGCCGCGGGTGTGGAACATATCATCTACCTCGGCGGACTGGCAGACCCCGAACAGCATATTGCTCCGCACATGCGCTCACGCATCGAAACAGGCGTAACGTTGCGAAAGGGAAAAGTGCCCGTCACTGAATTCCGCGCGGGAGTGATTGCCGGAGAAGGGAGCATCTCCTTCGAGATGATCCGCTTTATGACCGAGTTGCTTCCGATTGTGCCAGGTCCCGCATGGCTGAGAAATAAATCCCAGCCGATTGCCATTCAAAACGTCATTGACTATCTGCTTGCGGCATTGACCAACCCGAACGGGCGTGGACATGTCTTCGAAATCGGCGGGCCCGACACCCTCACCTATCAGGAATTGATGAAAAAATATGCGGAGATCCGCGGGCATAAACGCGGATTCTTTTTGCTTCCGCGCATTCCCATCTGGTTCATGGCGTTCGGCATTGGCTTGACAACGCCCGTGCCGTACCCCATCGCATATGCGCTGGTGGGTGGACTGTCCAGCGACAGCGTGATTCAGCATGGCGGGGCGGGAGAAACCTTCCCTGAGGTAAGGCTTATTGATTTTGAATCGGCTGTCCGCGAGGCGTTGAAGCGTTTGCATCCGCTGACAGTGGAGCAGGTTTGGGACGACGATCAAAATGCGTCGCTCAAGCACGAAGGTTTTTTCATCCTGCATCGAAAAGATAAAAAGTCGGGGGAGTTCATCCACAAGGCATTTTCCTTCGGTGATGAATGGAGCGACGGACGGACGCTGTACCTTGCCCCGTTTGGGATGCGCGGTTTTTTGTATTGGGCTGTGCGGCGCCTTTGGTGGTAG
- a CDS encoding iron ABC transporter permease, with the protein MRKPLLCTFLFLLAAIVLSLAIGSVLISPAELWDILRGTGEKTYTFIIWNIRLPRTVLIALTGAALSGSGAAFQGLFRNPLADPFLIGVASGAGLGAVIAMSIQWPYSFWGLMAIPMSAFIAALLTVFIVYYLARVGRTIPTTNLILAGVAFSSFATSLTSFLMLRSTSEVRRALGWLLGGASQAGWTAVLAMLPYLLIGLGILVFSGYRLNLLQFGDDQAQQLGLNVTRSKTILLVAASLATASAVAFSGIIGFIGLIVPHVMRMWFGGDYRRLIPLSIIGGAAALLISDIIARIVLAPQEIPVGIITALVGAPFFLWVLRRVKNQGYW; encoded by the coding sequence ATGCGCAAACCCTTGCTGTGTACTTTTCTCTTTCTTCTCGCCGCAATTGTTCTCAGTCTTGCGATCGGTTCTGTCCTCATTTCCCCAGCCGAATTATGGGACATCTTGCGCGGGACGGGAGAGAAGACCTACACCTTCATTATCTGGAATATCCGCCTGCCGCGCACTGTCTTGATCGCGCTGACCGGCGCGGCCTTGAGCGGGAGCGGCGCGGCGTTTCAGGGATTGTTCCGCAATCCGCTGGCTGACCCATTCCTGATCGGCGTCGCTTCCGGCGCGGGACTTGGCGCAGTCATCGCCATGTCGATCCAGTGGCCCTATTCCTTTTGGGGATTGATGGCAATTCCGATGTCCGCGTTCATTGCGGCGTTGTTGACGGTCTTCATCGTTTATTATCTCGCCCGCGTCGGGCGGACGATTCCGACCACCAATTTGATCCTTGCAGGTGTGGCGTTCTCTTCCTTCGCTACATCCCTTACTTCGTTTCTTATGCTGCGCTCCACCAGCGAAGTCCGCCGCGCGCTGGGATGGCTCTTGGGCGGCGCGAGTCAGGCAGGCTGGACGGCTGTACTTGCCATGCTGCCCTATCTTTTGATCGGCTTGGGGATTCTCGTCTTCAGCGGATACCGCCTCAACCTCCTGCAATTCGGCGATGACCAGGCGCAGCAGCTTGGCTTGAACGTCACACGTTCCAAGACCATCCTGCTGGTCGCGGCATCGCTTGCCACCGCCTCCGCAGTTGCATTCTCCGGCATCATCGGTTTTATCGGGCTGATCGTCCCGCATGTGATGCGCATGTGGTTCGGCGGGGACTATCGCCGTCTCATCCCGCTCTCCATTATCGGCGGCGCTGCTGCCCTGTTGATATCCGATATTATTGCGCGGATCGTCCTTGCGCCGCAGGAGATCCCTGTTGGCATCATCACTGCGTTGGTCGGCGCACCCTTCTTCTTGTGGGTGCTGCGCCGCGTGAAGAATCAAGGATATTGGTAG
- the surE gene encoding 5'/3'-nucleotidase SurE produces MHILVTNDDGVTAPGLLALAQEMRKLGNVTVFAPDKNWSASGHVKTMERPLRVKETLLADGTSAFASDGAPSDCVALPLLGLIEEQIDLVVSGINPNANIGHDVTYSGTVTAAMEAVIAGVKGIAVSLDSPEGHKGPLDYSTSAVVAKRVAEQVIADGLPGGVVLNVNVPYLKESELKGYMITRQGLRVYRDALDVRIDPRGKPYYWIGGEAPTGVAEDGTDFGALAQGYVSITPLQLDLTHLKAMDVLKKWSFK; encoded by the coding sequence ATGCATATACTAGTCACCAACGACGACGGCGTAACAGCCCCTGGACTTCTCGCTCTCGCGCAGGAGATGCGCAAACTCGGCAACGTGACCGTCTTTGCGCCGGATAAGAACTGGTCCGCTTCCGGACACGTAAAGACGATGGAACGTCCATTGCGCGTGAAGGAAACCCTCCTCGCGGACGGCACATCCGCGTTCGCCTCGGATGGCGCGCCTTCGGATTGTGTTGCCCTGCCATTACTTGGTCTCATCGAAGAGCAGATAGACCTGGTCGTTTCAGGCATCAATCCCAACGCCAACATCGGGCATGACGTGACCTACTCCGGCACCGTCACCGCCGCGATGGAAGCGGTCATTGCCGGTGTGAAGGGCATCGCGGTCTCGCTGGATTCGCCGGAGGGGCACAAAGGTCCACTCGACTACTCAACTTCGGCTGTTGTCGCGAAGCGCGTCGCGGAGCAGGTCATCGCGGATGGATTGCCCGGGGGCGTGGTCTTGAATGTCAATGTGCCGTATCTCAAAGAGTCCGAACTCAAGGGTTACATGATCACGCGGCAGGGATTGCGTGTCTATCGCGATGCGCTCGATGTGCGCATTGACCCGCGCGGCAAACCGTATTACTGGATCGGCGGCGAAGCGCCGACCGGCGTCGCGGAGGACGGCACGGACTTCGGCGCGCTCGCGCAGGGCTATGTTTCCATCACCCCCTTGCAATTGGACCTGACCCATCTCAAGGCAATGGATGTCTTGAAGAAGTGGAGTTTCAAATGA
- a CDS encoding GNAT family N-acetyltransferase yields MTVKTRKLDSQSIHQVDKFNRTFTVASKLVLGMEDGRITCSIAPVTPYEKEIPIDDMDASTFIDSDEKVIFFADVDGIVAGQIKIITWWNRFAYIDDLIVNPQVRGLGVGQALMGEAIGWAKAKRFPGIMLETQDDNVPACQLYRKCGFVLGGFDQYTFKNIKPNETALYWYLIF; encoded by the coding sequence ATGACCGTCAAAACCCGAAAACTGGATTCTCAAAGCATCCACCAGGTGGACAAGTTCAACCGTACGTTCACGGTGGCATCAAAACTTGTACTGGGTATGGAAGATGGAAGGATCACCTGTTCGATTGCCCCCGTCACACCATATGAAAAGGAGATCCCGATTGACGATATGGATGCATCCACATTCATTGACAGCGATGAAAAGGTCATCTTCTTCGCCGATGTGGATGGAATTGTCGCAGGTCAAATCAAAATCATCACGTGGTGGAATCGATTTGCCTACATTGATGACCTGATCGTCAACCCGCAAGTCCGAGGGTTGGGCGTGGGTCAGGCTTTGATGGGTGAGGCAATTGGATGGGCGAAGGCGAAGCGTTTCCCCGGCATCATGCTCGAGACGCAGGACGATAATGTCCCCGCCTGCCAGTTGTATCGAAAATGCGGTTTCGTCCTCGGCGGCTTCGATCAATACACGTTCAAAAATATCAAGCCGAACGAAACCGCGTTGTATTGGTATTTGATATTTTAA
- a CDS encoding ASCH domain-containing protein translates to MTNPRIEKYWNDFLATQPPDSPYRSKSYVAEGFGDHPKLADELGALILNGIKTGTCSALWEWEVEGNPIPEGGLISITLNGAGEPICILETTEVTLRRYNEVDEDFARSEGEGDRSLAYWRDAHELFFSRVLARIGREFSEDMPLVCERFQVIYQ, encoded by the coding sequence GTGACAAATCCAAGGATCGAAAAATATTGGAACGATTTTCTTGCGACCCAGCCGCCTGATTCTCCCTATCGCAGTAAATCATATGTTGCCGAAGGCTTCGGTGATCATCCCAAACTGGCGGATGAACTTGGTGCATTGATTCTTAATGGAATCAAAACAGGCACTTGTTCCGCGCTATGGGAGTGGGAAGTCGAAGGGAATCCGATACCCGAAGGCGGGCTGATCTCCATTACCTTGAACGGCGCTGGTGAACCGATTTGCATTCTCGAAACCACCGAAGTCACCCTCCGCCGCTACAACGAAGTGGACGAAGACTTTGCCCGCTCCGAAGGCGAAGGCGATCGGTCCCTTGCCTATTGGCGCGATGCTCACGAACTTTTCTTTTCACGCGTCCTCGCAAGGATCGGCAGGGAGTTCAGCGAAGATATGCCCCTCGTCTGCGAACGCTTCCAGGTCATTTATCAATAA
- a CDS encoding cobalamin-binding protein → MLRKTLILTLLLALALAGCAPASTPTEAPVSVSTDIPATEAPAFDVTTFTDGLGREIELEGPAQRVVSIAPSNTEILFAIGAGAQVVGRDEFSDYPAEAASLPSIGGSMGEFSAEAIVALEPDLVLAAEINTPELVKQLEDLGLTVYYLSNPTTLEEMYVNLEIVARLTGHDVSGLVESLKVRVAAVDEKIAPLSFRPNVFYEIDATDPNKPWTYGPGTFGELLIERAGGFNVGSVATDPYPQLSLEQIVVANPSIIVLGDAMWGVTVESVQERAGWDAIDAVQNGNIFPIDDNLISRPGPRLVDGLEALARILHPGVFE, encoded by the coding sequence ATGTTACGCAAGACCCTGATTTTGACTTTACTGCTCGCTCTCGCCCTTGCAGGATGTGCCCCCGCTTCAACCCCGACCGAAGCGCCTGTTTCTGTTTCTACGGATATTCCCGCCACTGAAGCGCCGGCCTTCGATGTGACGACCTTCACCGACGGGCTTGGCCGCGAGATTGAACTTGAAGGCCCCGCGCAGCGTGTGGTTTCGATTGCGCCTTCCAACACGGAGATCCTTTTTGCGATTGGTGCAGGCGCGCAGGTGGTGGGACGCGATGAGTTTTCCGATTATCCCGCTGAAGCCGCATCGCTCCCCAGCATCGGCGGTTCGATGGGCGAATTCAGCGCGGAAGCCATCGTGGCGCTTGAACCCGATCTTGTCCTTGCGGCCGAGATCAACACACCTGAACTGGTCAAGCAATTGGAAGATTTGGGGTTGACCGTTTATTATCTGAGCAACCCGACCACGCTCGAAGAGATGTATGTCAACCTTGAGATCGTCGCCCGGTTGACAGGTCACGATGTGAGCGGATTGGTCGAATCGCTGAAAGTCCGCGTCGCCGCAGTGGATGAGAAGATCGCGCCGCTCAGTTTTCGCCCAAATGTGTTCTATGAGATCGATGCGACCGATCCGAACAAACCATGGACGTATGGCCCGGGCACGTTCGGCGAGCTCTTGATCGAACGCGCCGGCGGATTCAACGTCGGCAGCGTGGCAACTGACCCGTACCCACAGCTGAGTTTGGAACAGATCGTGGTTGCCAACCCGTCCATCATTGTCCTTGGTGATGCGATGTGGGGTGTGACGGTTGAGTCTGTCCAGGAACGTGCCGGCTGGGATGCAATCGATGCCGTGCAAAATGGCAACATCTTTCCCATCGACGATAACCTGATCAGCCGCCCCGGCCCGCGCCTGGTGGATGGCCTCGAAGCGCTGGCACGGATTTTGCATCCAGGTGTGTTTGAATAA